One genomic region from Cucumis melo cultivar AY chromosome 9, USDA_Cmelo_AY_1.0, whole genome shotgun sequence encodes:
- the LOC103501348 gene encoding N-alpha-acetyltransferase MAK3: MESKLDGVVEEEETKKAEFDVSEIEYVSYGGEHHLPLIMNLVDQELSEPYSIFTYRYFVYLWPQLSFLAFHKGKCVGTVVCKMGEHRGTFRGYIAMLVVIKPYRGEGIASELVTRSIKVMMESGCDEVTLEAEVTNKGALALYGRLGFIRAKRLFHYYLNGVDAFRLKLLFPRMESHPSLPLMANAADNQKDNDGL; encoded by the exons ATGGAATCGAAATTGGATGGCgtggtagaagaagaagaaacgaaGAAAGCTGAATTTGATGTATCGGAGATAGAGTACGTAAGCTACGGCGGTGAGCATCACTTACCTCTTATCATGAATCTTGTCGATCAAGAACTCAGCGAACCCTACTCCATATTCACTTATCGTTACTTTGTATACCTCTGGCCTCAACTTTCATTCCTG GCATTTCATAAAGGAAAATGTGTTGGGACGGTGGTTTGTAAGATGGGGGAGCATCGGGGGACTTTCAGAGGGTACATTGCAATGTTGGTTGTCATCAAGCCCTATAGAGGAGAAGGCATTG CTTCAGAGCTAGTCACGAGGTCTATAAAAGTCATGATGGAATCAGGCTGTGATGAG GTCACATTAGAAGCTGAAGTTACTAATAAAGGAGCGCTTGCTCTATATGGTCGTCTGGGGTTTATCAGAGCAAAACGGCTCTTCCATTATTACTTGAATGGAGTAGATGCATTTCGTctaaaattgttatttccacGCATGGAATCACACCCATCCTTGCCTTTGATGGCGAACGCAGCAGATAATCAGAAAGATAACGACGGTTTATGA
- the LOC103504182 gene encoding B3 domain-containing transcription factor FUS3 — MEVIDPRKLKFLFQKELKNSDVSSLRRMILPKKAAETHLPALESKEGMMITMDDLDGVHVWNFKYRFWPNNNSRMYVLENTGDFVNAHALHLGDFIMIYQDCEEHNYVIQAKKASEQEIYSDITTNDVVINEDIVFQDYDASKAASSIYVPSPTMEHPVSSFIYDTSCAFDNDSPFDFMTGSMTNYSRMGGLEGFGSVENLSLDDFY; from the exons ATGGAG GTAATTGATCCAAGGAAGCTGAAGTTTCTTTTTCAAAAGGAGCTTAAGAACAGTGATGTTAGCTCTCTCAGGAGAATGATACTCCCAAag AAAGCAGCTGAAACTCACCTTCCAGCTTTGGAGTCCAAAGAAGGAATGATGATCACCATGGATGACTTGGATGGGGTGCATGTTTGGAACTTCAAATACAG GTTTTGGCCAAATAACAATAGTAGAATGTACGTACTTGAAAATACTG GAGACTTTGTCAATGCTCATGCCTTGCATCTTGGAGATTTCATCATGATTTACCAAGATTGTGAAGAACATAACTAT GTGATTCAAGCAAAGAAGGCTTCGGAGCAAGAAATATATTCCGACATAACAACAAATGATGTTGTGATCAACGAAGACATTGTGTTTCAAGACTACGATGCTAGCAAAGCGGCTAGCTCCATCTACGTGCCTAGTCCAACCATGGAACATCCTGTGTCGTCATTCATCTACGACACTAGTTGTGCCTTCGACAATGATTCACCTTTCGACTTTATGACTGGATCAATGACCAACTACTCAAGAATGGGAGGTCTCGAAGGCTTTGGATCGGTCGAGAACTTGTCTCTCGACGATTTCTACTGA